In Pyrenophora tritici-repentis strain M4 chromosome 6, whole genome shotgun sequence, the DNA window CAGGGTGCCTCATTTAGCTAATGGACAAGAGGTATGTGCATTTGAGACGAAGCCGTGTGCAGCATCGAAATGGACGAAGTGAGGGGCAAATTGTTCCAAGCAGGGGTCTGATCCACATCAAGTGGAAGCGAAGTTGTCTTGGCCCACCCTACTAGCTTGGCCTGCATGCAACAATGGCTCATCGCAAAATGACCCAGATTTTGGCGACAATAGAACATCATTTAGATGTTGGCTTACAGCTCTAATCAATGTTTATACTCGCAGCAAAAAAGGGTACCGTTGATATCAATGAAAACAGTTAAGGAACCTCCATGGCCAGGTCGACATTACCCTTCCAAACAGAGTATCATTTACAGTAACAGCCCTAAGGCTGCGTGCTCACCACATGCATCTGCAAGAACGCAACAATGCGAAGATCATCCTTGCATGCAGTGCTTCCGGGTTGTTACGACTGCAAGCCCCTTCACACTCGCGGATGTATCCACAGTGAATGCTAGGTTTGCTCATGCAGAAGTACTCGAGGGTACTGACCGGATGAGGGAACTTGTCAGCAAGGCATGGAATTAGGTGAGAAGGGCTAGGAGGATGGATTTAAAGTCTCGCGATCACCCTACGAAAACTCCTTCCCACCAAGTCAATTTACTCATACGCATCTATTCAAGTACAGTCCACCTGACACTCTTCTTTCACGTCAAAACTATCCTTCGTCATCTCTTTAGAGGTGGCCCACCATACAATACTTTCATTAAGCCAATTCCTTCCTAAATTCCTctaacaggagcagagcaTTCACTGTCGACCAAGTACTATTGCTCTACAAAGGCAGATTAATGTTTGATTGCCCTGATATAATAATAAAAGCCCCAAAAGTGAGGCCAGCCATTCATTCCCTCTGAAGCACATGCTTACGTTAACAAGCACCTCCTTCCATCCGCCATGTCCGACTCTACCAACCACTCGAACTCCTGTGTTACCAATACCTCCAATGCAACAGGCCAGCAGACTACCAGTTCTCCAGAAAACCCCCCAATCACGTCCAGCACTCAGCCGAGCCCTTCCACCTCCAGTATCGGTACCCACGCCGTCAACAGAGGACTCGTGAATGGCAATCACCAAGCCCAGCGCACAACCCCAACCGGTAGTACTATCAATAGCGACCACCAAGTCAGAGACAACGCCCTAAACAATCAAAATGACACGCCGCCCTCTGCAATGATGATTGTGGAACATACAGATGACCCCACTGTTCGAAGGCTTCATGAGGCCTTCCACACGGATGCGCCGCAACGTCCTAGACGGCCTTTCACACGTGCGAGTTCTATAGCGCACGAAATGACCGCCAGGGATAGACAAGAGTTTGGTCTACAGCCTGACACTGCCCAATCAGAAAGTGCTTCCAACAACAATCAATCGACAACTTCGGAGCCTGACGGTTTCGATCTCTTCGAAACTCCCTCCTCTGGAATCCCGCCAGTTGCTGTCACAGACACTCCGGTAACACTTGGTGTGTCTCGAGACGATTACTTCAGCTTGTCCGGTGCCCTACAGTCTGATCCTCCACAGGCGAACAGTTCCGGATCCCGCAGAGTTTCTCAAGGGGCAGACTTTACTGCCTTTTGCTTCCATGCAAGTGGATTACCATCATACCCTATGCGTCGTTCGGCGCCGCCTAGCGGAACGGCCGCACTTTCCAGTCATCCTTTTGGGGAAGCAAGCGACGCAGCCACCATGCTCAACTCTACCCCACTCGTCAACGGAAGATCTAGTAACAGCGACCAACGCCCTTCATATTCCCTGAGAGATTTAGAGTTGAGAGGCGACGACTCCAATACAGCTGGGGGTGTATATGCTACTGTCCATTCTGAGGCTGACTGTACCCACCGACAAGCCGAAAACAGCAATGGAGATGTTATTGAAAATGGCCATGGACGAGCGCAGGCCAGCCAAGGCACACGAATGAATACTCCACCTTCGGTCAACGTGAGCGAACTGCGATTGGGCCCGGTGAGCAGGGAGTCACACACCGAGCTTGCGCTTTTCAGCCAGTACAGCGAAGACGAGCCAAGCAGAGCTGCTCTAGACGAAGACACTACAGCAAGCAACTCCGCAACCCCAGTACGGCGCCGTGGTCTTGTTGCTCCGCTTGAACTCGCCAACCATGGTGATAGACGAGCGCCAGCCCGCCCAAACACCCCTGTCCAATCGCAGACCACAGGTATCCCACCGCTGTCCGATCTTGCCAGTCATCATCCGGGTAGGAGGGCTAGCAACTCTTCTCTAGTTCACGGTAGTGTGCCTGACAATAGCACTCGCGACAGCACGCCCAGAGACGACAGACGCCCAACACGCTTGAGTAATTACTTGCCAGGAGCATCTTCATCAAGCGAGGATAGAGAAGCATGGACTGGTGAACTTATCGTTCCTCCTGAGAACGCCATTGAAACCCAGAGACGTCCAAACCACGCATGGCAGAATATGAACCCAGTATTATTTGAGGGAGTCACAACATCCCACAACGTGCTCAATAGCGATGAGAACGGCCTGTGCTCTGAAAGTGACACAGAGAACTTCCGGTCGAACACAGCCCTCGATACTTCTGCCTCAACGGATCACCAGGACACTACTTACCTCATTTCGCATGGACACATCTCTAGCAGCGACCATCCAATTGTGACAAGCATCACTAGTAACGTCCCAGAGAGCGGAGGTAATCCGACCTACCTGACCGATTATATGGAAGAACCGTTAGTCGAGGAAAGAGGAAGATGGACTCATGCGTTCGTCGTTGCTCCGGTCGAGAGCAACGCACGCCTGGACGTTCCTTCAGTCTCTCCAACTCAGAGTGATCAACAGGATCGTGCTTTGTCAGCGGTCAACAATAGCAACGTTAATAGTCGCGACCGCCGAGCTCCCAGGACTGGAGGATCCTTGAGACAGATGAGTACCGAAGAGAACGAGGCATTCTGGATTGAGTTTGACGACTCGAGATACAGTTGAGGTTACGATCACGTTTGAAAGTCATGGGCAGGCAGGGGTACATGTGAATTGATGGAACGTTGATTGGCTCGAATTGTTCTAGCCAATGGCAGGCAAGCGAGGGAGTATTGTTTTTCCGGGAAAGGCCTAATAACATAGCGTAAAGTGCCCCGCATGCACCGCCGCATCGTCTATGAGTGATCTTTGCATGCTTTACGTGCCATTTTGGTGATACCAAACCTTAATGCCTGCCCTTCTCTGCCTAACCGCAACTTAACCTCCAGCATTGTGACATTGGCTTCACTATGGTACTTTTCAAGGTTATAGAAACGGGTCTTGCAGAGGAAGCTCGCAAAATCTCCGAAACGATCGCCTTGCTACCCGACGATCAATGGAAGGACGTGGAGTTCGAGAACGACACAGCACAAAAGAGAATAGCACTATCGCATATACCTGGAGAAGTAACGTCAGAGTTCAGAACTCAGCTCAATAAAACTATAGTATGGTAGATACAGGTCAATACTACGATGATGCTTACCGCCACATCGCCGGCCTCGTTCTTGTACCCAGACTTGGGAACAATCAAGACACTAGCAGTTTTGTTTCCTAATTCAGCATGTCTCAGATTACTCCAAGGTCCGTGCCACCCTCAATTAGGAAACAAAACCGCTAGTGTCTTGATTGTTCCCAAGTCTGGTAGACATGCTAACGCATATGGATACCTATGGTACATCACACTTTCTCAGCCTTCTAAGGTCCCTCACAACGACAATGCTATATGCTTCCAAGCTCAGCTTCTTCACTACAAGGTGTAGAGAACCTCTCCGTGGTATTACACTGCGTCCAAATACGCGTACTCCCCAATTCGACACCCCAGTCAAGCAGTTCAGAAAGCAggcggaggcggaggagGCGGCATACCGCCACCGCCACCGCCAACCGGGTTCATACCACCCTTCTCCACATCACTACCAACAGCCTTTACGCCCACCTCCACACTCTTGAACATGCTCGAAACGCCCATCGTGAAGACCGCCGAAAACGAGAACGCCAGCCATTGCAAAACTTGTAGGGCCACACCAGGCATCACCTTCAGCTCGCTCGTATTCAGTAGTGTCGTCGAGTATTGCAATACTCCAAACGTCTGAGTTGTCGACAGGGCAGCCGCAAAGGCTAGAGCGGTGGATAACCAGAGCGTAGAGACGGTAATGGGTTTGTAGAGGGTGGTGCGGTGGGTTCGCGTGGAGCGGCTTTTCAAGCTAAGCTTCAAGAGGGCGAGAGATGCAAGACTCAGGGTGAAGAGGACACTTGCTATGACGAGCACGTTTAGCACCTTGGATTGCAGGGCTAGGGCGCTAGAGATTACAGGTAAGTTGGAGGGGGTGTTATGGTTGGCGGTGTTTTCCAGTACGCGGGAAATTAGGGCATCCTTGGAGCCGCCGGAAGTGGAGACGCAGTCGAGGTCTGCGGTTTCACCGAGACATGCTCCTGGTGATGATTAATATGAATTGGAGGATTAGGGCGGTGATACTCCATACCAAAGTATCCAAGTCTGATGTGGAAGTCCTGCAGGCTACTATTGGTAGCGACTGACGGTAGGCTTGACGGCTGGAGGCCGACTAGAAAGAGGTTTTTCATGGCTGGTGATGTGGAAACACAGCCAGTGAGAGAGAGTACTGAAGAGCTATTAGTGCCGCTGTTCTAACATATATAGAGGTAAAGGGAATGTCTTTGCCATAGAATATGAGAATTGGAATGGGGAGCATATATACGCCGAAGCGGACACTAACTCTAGCCATAATCATAGTGAAGATTTTGGAGGGTGTCTCAGGAATGGAGGAGGTGCTATCTTATAGATTGGTACGCGATAGAGAGTAAAGGGGGAATGTGATAGCTTATGGGTGAACAAGAGAGTAGAAGAACGAGATGAGAAGAGTAGAGGGAAGTTTGCTGAACAAGGGAGATGATAGGAATATTGGCTTTAGACCATTATGATACTTATACAACTGCGATTTTCTCAAAAGTACCAGGGTCTGCTCTTGCCTCGATCGACACAACTTCTTCATGAGCGCGCGCTTAGGAAACCCGGAGGCTAGACGGATGGCAGACTCCGTAAGCGCTATAGCGAAGTCTTGGAAATGTGGGCGTTCTAGATGAGTAGTGTAGTCGGCTGTACAAAGACGTAACATAGGTGTAGGTGGCGTAAGTCGGGTAAAGCGCGTGGCTATACCACGCCGCAATGTGGTCGCCTAACTGCAGTCAGGCCGTACCGGACGGTTCGTAACATAGATTAGTAAGAAAATGGACACATTTAGTGCATGTTAGGAAGAGAAGACAGGTTACCCTTCTCGAGAACATAATCGCATGGATCGAGAGAGCAGAAGAGGTTTTAAATGATATTTATCCTGCTCAAGAGAATTATG includes these proteins:
- a CDS encoding Fig1 domain containing protein translates to MKNLFLVGLQPSSLPSVATNSSLQDFHIRLGYFGACLGETADLDCVSTSGGSKDALISRVLENTANHNTPSNLPVISSALALQSKVLNVLVIASVLFTLSLASLALLKLSLKSRSTRTHRTTLYKPITVSTLWLSTALAFAAALSTTQTFGVLQYSTTLLNTSELKVMPGVALQVLQWLAFSFSAVFTMGVSSMFKSVEVGVKAVGSDVEKGGMNPVGGGGGGMPPPPPPPAF